From Styela clava chromosome 6, kaStyClav1.hap1.2, whole genome shotgun sequence, one genomic window encodes:
- the LOC120330728 gene encoding VWFA and cache domain-containing protein 1-like yields the protein MDYCTKKTIMMKAFIVWLCLFAIGDAGTIKETNEEIVLDAAESMSRNIEDVLATTLGYDNFQKHYDSLSFTSNTKDGDVVLHKLANRFGGVFMDRNTRLLKLKDVVEQSISDTTTMLECCKMNVSELTMDDRFKQPVEMSSSCYQKSISTKRMSGSLKPGKFEEVAEKNIRDSPSLKWQYFGSETGIMTTYPKAMKKDCDSYDPRVRPWYVKANVPEPKDVVILIDKSNSMGSLYSGKTLLDIAKEASQIVVNTLNPRDRVAVIGFSDNLSLMGNEPDESCFENQLAVATHENTHEINEFIDEISLGGSTMYGMALSKAFDYFENTESLAGRERVIILFSDGIPTDKSAQMTESYQALEDNDKTNEYILNILKERNGKLDKMAMVMTYGLGNLKKSILEDMANGKGDLYDFEKSETTEPGEYTYVENPSNLRQEMVSYYNHFAKNTPVVEEPIWSHVYLDVFGLGLVMTGTLPINDKEGNILGVVGVDMTINDLIYGSFFFRPSDLSYVFIIDPQGYVLYHPLFVYPDDNEVKQTDILAFETDSNMIDVIASMKSGETGSKAFKSHRVVPAGGDRLHGMKTVSVTTNAHWKKIPNSDFRLCVILSVENQESTLQTVEPKEGETFLHHRLDVVKPKTPCQCFCDNPCAKNESVVFLGPRAFVVLDHHLERKETSELINSIDEYMMTGEGYNPFRPGIRDDVWATRPAEKYWQANSDTEYERYTFWKYIATSSGIVRFFPGAVFPKDFDAIDRPWYRNAIAHEGKSTITRPYKDAIAKEFLFTISKAIYGGEQKDEVNSVMGIDLRVEFIGMLMKKNFPGWFSSGLTLIDSTGFVLFGEKLDLESALPTHITQTEPSISDSLIANNIMTQTECVIVEETAIQHTYKIQGTKFFRGKTTGGCIFEFVPIPRTNLYAIHRQGPCWPTSTSCVCSSVDSTNRKCISGGPGRCECPCTTPFEQYNTCTNKYDFTGVNSVACTPPPRTFMSVSSSDSTGLPQCSKYIIVGEEGDDEYKNPDEKSGISTEAVAAGGSAAVVLALLLAAIRMRM from the exons ATGGACTATTGTACCAAGAAAACCATAATGATGAAAGCTTTCATCGTCTGGCTTTGCCTATTCGCAATAGGAGATGCAGGTACGATCAAAGAAACTAACGAAGAAATAGTGTTGGATGCTGCTGAAAGTATGAGCAGAAATATCGAAGATGTTTTAGCGACCACACTTGGGTATGATAATTTCCAG AAACATTATGACAGTCTTTCATTTACGTCTAACACAAAAGACGGAGATGTGGTGTTACACAAG TTGGCCAACAGATTCGGAGGAGTGTTTATGGACAGAAACACCAGACTGTTAAAATTGAAAGATGTCGTAGAACAATCTATTTCCGATACAACTACCATGTTAGAATGCTGCAAAATGAATGTCAGTGAACTGACAATGGACGACAGATTTAAGCAACCG GTCGAGATGTCAAGCTCATGCTATCAAAAATCTATCAGTACCAAAAGAATGAGTGGGTCATTGAAACCTGGAAAATTTGAGGAAGTTGCCGAAAAAAATATACGAGACTCGCCTTCATTAAAATGGCAATATTTTGGCAGTGAAACAGGAATAATGACAACATACCCTAAGGCAATGAAAAAAGATTGTGATTCGTATGATCCAAGAGTGAG ACCATGGTACGTGAAAGCAAATGTTCCGGAGCCAAAGGATGTTGTGATTCTAATTGATAAAAGTAACTCAATGGGATCCCTATACAGTGGAAAAACATTGTTAGATATTGCAAAAGAAGCATCGCAAATTGTTGTCAACACACTGAATCCACGTGACAGG gtGGCTGTAATTGGATTTTCTGATAATCTTTCATTGATGGGAAACGAGCCAGATGAAAGTTGCTTTGAAAATCAACTCGCTGTAGCAACTCATGAAAATACTCACGAAATCAATGAATTTATCGATGAAATAAGTTTGGGAG GTTCTACAATGTACGGAATGGCGTTGTCTAAGGCGTTTGATTACTTTGAAAATACAGAATCGTTGGCTGGACGTG AACGAGTCATAATATTATTTTCGGATGGAATTCCAACTGATAAATCAGCACAAATGACTGAATCATACCAAGCTCTGGAAGATAATGACAAgacaaatgaatatattttaaacattcTTAAAGAACGAAATGGAAAACTGGATAAAATGGCAATGGTGATGACATATGGTctcggaaatttaa AAAAATCTATTTTGGAAGACATGGCAAATGGAAAAGGTGACTTATACGattttgaaaaaagtgaaaCTACAGAG CCAGGAGAATACACGTACGTAGAGAATCCATCAAATCTGAGACAAGAAATGGTTTCTTACTATAATCACTTTGCAAAAAACACTCCTGTCGTAGAAGAGCCTATTTGGTCACATGTATATCTGGACGTGTTTGGCTTAG GTCTGGTGATGACTGGCACTCTACCAATCAATGATAAAGAAGGCAATATTCTTGGAGTGGTCGGAGTCGATATGACTATTAATGATTTGATTTATGGATCGTTTTTCTTCAGACCTTCCGATTTATCATATGTTTTTATTATCGATCCTCAAG GTTATGTGCTGTATCATCCTTTATTTGTTTATCCCGATGACAATGAAGTCAAACAAACGGATATTTTAGCGTTCGAAACTGATTCAAACATGATCGATGTCATTGCAAGCATGAAGAG TGGCGAAACCGGATCAAAAGCTTTCAAATCGCATCGAGTAGTTCCAGCTGGTGGGGACAGACTTCATGGAATGAAAACAGTTTCTGTTACAACAAACGCACACTGGAAAAAA ATACCCAATAGTGACTTCAGGCTTTGTGTCATATTATCAGTCGAAAACCAAGAATCAACTTTGCAAACTGTAGAACCAAAAGAAGGCGAAACCTTTTTACATCACCGCCTGGATGTTGTTAAACCAAAGACTCCATGCCAGTGTTTTTGCGACAACCCATGTGCAAAGA ACGAATCAGTGGTATTTTTGGGGCCACGAGCATTTGTAGTGTTGGATCATCATTTGGAAAGAAAAGAGACTTCTGAACTTATAAACTCGATCGATGAATATATGATGACTGGAGAAGGATACAACCCATTTAGA CCTGGAATTCGTGATGATGTCTGGGCTACAAGACCAGCAGAAAAATATTGGCAAGCTAATTCAGATACGGAATACGAGAGATACACGTTTTGGAAATATATAGCAACATCTAGCGGAATAGTTCGGTTTTTCCCTGGCGCTGTTTTTCCGAAAGATTTTGATGCCATTGATCGCCCATG GTACCGAAATGCCATAGCCCACGAAGGAAAATCGACAATTACACGACCTTACAAAGACGCAATTGCCAAAGAGTTTCTTTTTACAATAAGTAAAGCAATATATGGTGGAGA ACAAAAAGACGAAGTGAACTCTGTTATGGGAATTGATCTTAGAGTTGAATTCATTGGAATGCTGATGAAGAAGAATTTTCCTGGATGGTTCAGCTCTGG aCTCACCCTCATCGATTCAACTGGTTTTGTATTGTTCGGTGAAAAACTCGATCTTGAGTCAGCTTTACCAACTCATATCACTCAGACAGAACCATCCATTTCTGATTCTTTGATTGCAAATAATATAATGACTCAAACTGAATGTGTTATAGTCGAAGAAACAGCTATCCAACACACATACAAA ATTCAAGGCACCAAGTTCTTCAGGGGAAAAACCACGGGAGGTtgcatatttgaatttgtaccaATACCAAGAACGAACTTGTATGCCATTCACCGCCAAGGACCATGCTGGCCAACATCCACATCTTGCGTTTGCTCGAGTGTCGATTCAACg AATCGGAAATGCATCAGCGGTGGTCCCGGAAGATGTGAATGTCCGTGCACAACTCCATTCGAACAGTATAATACCTGCACCAACAAATATGATTTTACTGG AGTGAATAGCGTGGCGTGTACTCCTCCGCCAAGAACATTCATGTCAGTGTCATCTAGCGATTCAACCGGACTTCCACAATGCAGTAAATATATTATTGTCGGAGAAGAGGGGGATGATGAATACAAGAACCCGGATGAAAAATCAGGAATTTCGACTGAAG ccGTTGCTGCCGGTGGATCCGCTGCTGTCGTTTTGGCTTTGTTGCTGGCTGCTATTCGTATGCGCATGTAG